A section of the Chryseobacterium ginsenosidimutans genome encodes:
- the dnaA gene encoding chromosomal replication initiator protein DnaA has protein sequence MDGNLMLIWQKCIQFMRDNLNAAEDNSDLKKLEKSFDLLFDKVQPISLVDNNLTLMVPSDFYKEYIEDNYLSLLSAALKKNIGKGVKLWYSVMENKPAGLEKPVTMNMKGKSVSTPKTQETMPQGFSANIVNPFVLPGIKKVNIDSNLKSDFSFDNYVEGESNKFAATVARSIAKRPGATAFNPLFLYGGYGVGKTHLGQAVGLEVKSQFPDKVVLYLSSEKFIQQFISAAKAHKQTEFANFYQMVDVLIIDDIQFLSGKSATQDSFFHIFDHLHQNGKQIILTSDKAPADIMDIQDRIVSRFKWGLSAEIKSPDVQTRKKIIVDKLSRDGIVLTDDMLDFLAVETKTNVRELIGVINSVIAYSTVYKTDLSLELLKDTINKIAANQKKIINIPYIQDVVCDYFGIKREQLLSKTRKREIALPRQLAMYFAKELTNSTFTKIGEEMGGKDHSTVMYACDTIKDVSKIDKEVKKYVKELGERIKQ, from the coding sequence ATGGATGGAAATTTAATGTTGATATGGCAGAAATGTATTCAGTTCATGCGCGATAATTTGAACGCTGCTGAAGATAATTCTGATCTGAAAAAACTTGAAAAATCTTTCGATTTACTATTCGATAAGGTACAGCCGATCTCATTGGTTGATAACAACCTTACGTTGATGGTACCGAGTGATTTTTACAAGGAATATATTGAGGACAATTACCTGTCCTTACTTTCTGCTGCCCTGAAGAAAAATATAGGAAAAGGAGTGAAATTATGGTATTCTGTAATGGAAAATAAGCCTGCCGGTTTAGAAAAACCCGTTACAATGAATATGAAGGGGAAAAGTGTTTCTACCCCAAAAACGCAGGAAACAATGCCACAAGGATTTTCGGCTAATATTGTAAATCCGTTTGTGCTTCCGGGAATCAAAAAGGTAAATATTGATTCTAATTTGAAATCTGATTTCTCTTTTGACAATTATGTAGAAGGAGAGAGTAATAAATTTGCGGCAACAGTAGCGAGATCGATCGCGAAAAGACCGGGTGCAACAGCTTTCAACCCATTGTTTTTATATGGAGGCTACGGTGTAGGAAAAACTCACTTAGGACAGGCTGTAGGTTTGGAAGTAAAAAGCCAGTTTCCAGATAAAGTGGTTCTTTATTTATCATCTGAAAAATTCATTCAGCAGTTTATTTCAGCAGCAAAAGCTCATAAACAGACGGAATTTGCCAATTTCTATCAGATGGTTGATGTTTTAATCATTGATGATATCCAGTTCTTATCAGGAAAATCTGCAACCCAGGACAGTTTCTTCCATATTTTTGATCATTTGCATCAAAATGGAAAGCAAATTATCCTTACTTCTGATAAGGCTCCTGCAGACATTATGGATATTCAGGATAGGATTGTTTCTCGTTTCAAATGGGGACTTTCTGCAGAAATTAAATCTCCTGATGTACAAACCCGTAAGAAAATCATTGTTGATAAATTAAGCAGAGACGGAATTGTCCTGACTGATGATATGCTGGATTTCCTTGCTGTTGAAACAAAAACAAACGTAAGAGAGCTTATCGGGGTTATTAATTCTGTGATCGCTTATTCTACGGTTTATAAAACAGATCTTAGTCTTGAACTGTTAAAAGATACCATCAATAAAATTGCTGCAAACCAGAAGAAAATCATCAATATTCCTTATATTCAGGATGTTGTGTGCGATTACTTCGGCATTAAAAGAGAACAGCTTTTATCTAAAACAAGAAAAAGAGAAATTGCTCTTCCAAGACAATTGGCAATGTATTTTGCTAAAGAACTTACCAATTCCACATTCACTAAAATTGGTGAAGAAATGGGAGGTAAGGACCACTCAACAGTAATGTATGCTTGTGACACAATCAAGGATGTTTCTAAGATTGACAAAGAAGTAAAGAAGTATGTAAAGGAATTGGGTGAGAGAATCAAACAATAA
- a CDS encoding acyl-CoA thioesterase, whose amino-acid sequence MIHTKHSLRVRYGETDPMKYVYYGNYAQYLEIGRVELFRSIGMSYNEIENQGIWLPVSDYKIKYLRPAFYDEKLEVHTYVKKIPGVRIEFEYEIFNEENIKITEASTTLFFLDAKTNKVIKCPDYLMKLIEENWTE is encoded by the coding sequence ATGATACACACAAAACATTCATTACGAGTACGTTACGGAGAGACAGACCCCATGAAATACGTTTATTATGGCAACTACGCACAGTATTTGGAAATTGGAAGAGTCGAACTTTTTCGAAGTATAGGAATGTCATATAATGAGATTGAAAATCAAGGAATTTGGCTTCCGGTTTCGGACTATAAAATTAAGTATTTGCGACCCGCTTTCTATGATGAAAAGTTGGAAGTTCATACCTACGTTAAAAAAATTCCGGGTGTAAGAATTGAATTTGAATATGAAATTTTTAATGAAGAAAATATTAAGATCACAGAAGCCTCTACCACTCTTTTCTTTTTAGATGCAAAAACAAATAAAGTAATAAAATGTCCTGATTATCTGATGAAATTAATCGAAGAAAACTGGACCGAATAA
- the pheA gene encoding prephenate dehydratase, with protein MKIAYLGPQASFTQLAAVQLFPNEELLPQANILDCFIAIENGEIEKAVVPLENSIEGTVSMTLDYLYKTPQIKIEAEAVMPIAHHLMVHPDCNIENIEKIYSHPQALAQSFHFLDKQFKKVQKQDFSSTAAAAKHVSENSDRNLAAVANQFAANLYGLKIIHRNIQDFEQNHTRFVIISKKQNTYVNDNLKTLGEKSGILITLPEDHAGGLHQVLSVFAWRNMNLSKIESRTLKTGLGNYFFFITVVGKWDSVLHQNALEELKALDATVDFLGNYKEFLLDS; from the coding sequence ATGAAGATTGCATATTTGGGTCCACAAGCGAGCTTTACACAACTTGCTGCTGTACAGCTTTTCCCGAATGAAGAGCTTTTGCCACAGGCAAATATTTTAGATTGTTTTATTGCAATCGAAAACGGAGAAATCGAAAAAGCCGTTGTTCCGTTGGAAAATTCTATTGAGGGAACGGTTTCTATGACGCTGGATTATTTGTATAAAACACCTCAGATCAAAATTGAAGCGGAAGCTGTAATGCCCATTGCCCATCATTTGATGGTACATCCTGATTGTAATATTGAAAACATTGAGAAAATTTATTCTCACCCGCAGGCTTTGGCGCAAAGCTTTCATTTTTTGGATAAGCAGTTTAAGAAAGTTCAAAAGCAGGATTTCTCTTCTACCGCTGCAGCCGCAAAACATGTTTCTGAAAACAGTGACAGAAATCTGGCAGCAGTAGCCAATCAATTTGCCGCAAATTTGTATGGTTTAAAAATTATTCACAGAAATATTCAGGATTTTGAACAAAATCATACCCGTTTTGTTATTATTTCAAAAAAGCAAAATACCTATGTGAATGATAACTTGAAAACACTGGGTGAAAAATCCGGAATATTAATCACCCTTCCTGAAGATCATGCAGGAGGTCTTCATCAGGTTTTATCGGTTTTTGCATGGAGAAATATGAACCTCAGCAAGATAGAATCCCGAACACTAAAAACAGGATTGGGAAATTATTTCTTTTTCATTACTGTTGTCGGAAAATGGGATTCCGTTTTACATCAAAATGCTTTGGAGGAACTTAAAGCACTGGATGCAACAGTTGACTTTTTAGGAAATTATAAAGAATTTCTTTTAGACAGCTAG
- a CDS encoding DUF2339 domain-containing protein, which yields MIYPLIILLIILVIFLFNNLNTKVKKLEREISELKNLVDQKKTSIKEEQQKIQTSTPLSETDKQPQKISIDHPEIDNIGDSSRQEKDWLTPVFDFLKQNALTVVGIFTLVLGIGYFVKYALDKNWIGEAPRVGIGFLVGVGIIAAGHFLRKNYSVFASIITGGGIGVLYFTITIAFREYHLFSQNISFFITCLITLISIALSYYYKSEILIIFSLFGGFLAPLMISTGESNYLFLFTYITVLNIGMLAVIFLKEWKSVGWVSFIFTNIYLSFWTFEKTKILSIYFYIANYIIFYLFALQNYLKKGALLSFDILMLVLINFISVIGLVYIFNTLQYEPVIIFPIGFALVNLFLLYKEYSKKSFDINYSVFTGIAISLITIAVALQFKAHLITSVWAIEATLLLFIWKKTNNLSIFKIAFYVLFPLVIIAQMITWTEYIDAKKLTVIFNPIFLTSFITVITTFVNLILLRKLSDTESKNFDFFENIFTIVSYAVIYVALLLEILYHISEKPWIVIFSIAMLFTLYYIFIILLFRKKLDINKILENALFYLFLSLIIIDTLVSGSGIVSNYLSKKVSLSFYGLYLLYWIPFLYIMLNILSKSDFFKVKFSFWFIAAAFITAISGELYHFYLLINASQISEVSKLGKHFSLLYLPIIWAVLASFFIYKGLKNDISEYSKIGFALIFIMILKLYTYDVWEMDNVSRIIAFIILGIILLLSSFLFQRLKKIVKKMVERKDENQEIQNSES from the coding sequence ATGATTTATCCTCTGATCATTCTATTAATAATCTTGGTTATTTTTCTATTTAATAACCTCAATACTAAGGTTAAGAAGCTGGAAAGAGAAATTTCTGAACTTAAAAACCTTGTCGATCAGAAGAAAACTTCAATAAAAGAGGAACAACAGAAAATACAAACTTCAACACCGCTTTCAGAAACCGATAAACAACCACAAAAAATTTCTATAGATCATCCTGAAATCGATAATATTGGTGATTCATCAAGACAAGAAAAAGATTGGCTTACCCCTGTTTTTGATTTTTTAAAGCAAAATGCTTTAACTGTTGTCGGAATTTTCACTTTAGTCTTAGGAATCGGCTATTTTGTAAAATATGCCCTCGATAAAAACTGGATCGGTGAAGCTCCAAGAGTCGGAATCGGATTTTTAGTTGGAGTCGGGATTATTGCTGCCGGTCATTTTTTAAGAAAAAATTATTCGGTTTTTGCATCTATTATTACCGGTGGCGGAATTGGTGTTCTTTACTTTACCATTACCATTGCTTTTCGGGAATATCATCTGTTTTCACAGAATATTTCTTTTTTTATTACATGTTTAATTACTTTAATTTCTATTGCACTTTCCTATTATTACAAAAGCGAAATATTAATTATTTTCTCTCTTTTTGGCGGTTTTTTGGCTCCATTAATGATAAGTACGGGTGAAAGTAATTATCTTTTCCTGTTTACTTATATTACTGTTCTTAATATCGGAATGCTCGCAGTAATTTTCTTAAAAGAATGGAAAAGTGTCGGTTGGGTTTCTTTTATTTTTACTAATATTTACCTTTCCTTCTGGACATTCGAAAAAACAAAGATCCTCAGTATCTATTTTTATATTGCAAACTATATCATTTTTTATTTGTTTGCATTACAAAATTATTTAAAAAAAGGAGCTTTACTTTCTTTCGATATTTTAATGCTTGTATTAATAAATTTCATCAGCGTTATCGGTTTGGTGTATATTTTCAACACATTACAATATGAACCTGTAATAATTTTTCCTATTGGTTTTGCTTTGGTGAATTTATTTTTACTTTATAAAGAATATTCTAAAAAGAGTTTTGATATAAATTATTCTGTCTTTACAGGTATTGCAATAAGTCTTATCACCATTGCGGTTGCTTTACAGTTCAAAGCTCACTTAATAACCAGCGTTTGGGCTATTGAAGCTACCCTTCTTTTATTTATATGGAAAAAGACCAATAATCTCAGTATTTTTAAAATAGCTTTCTATGTTTTATTTCCTTTGGTGATTATCGCACAGATGATAACCTGGACCGAATATATTGATGCAAAAAAACTGACAGTAATTTTTAATCCGATATTTCTGACAAGCTTTATAACAGTAATAACGACTTTTGTTAATCTGATTTTATTGAGAAAACTTTCTGATACGGAAAGCAAAAACTTTGATTTCTTTGAAAACATCTTTACAATTGTAAGTTATGCAGTAATATATGTCGCACTTCTACTCGAAATCCTGTACCATATCTCAGAAAAGCCATGGATTGTGATTTTCAGCATTGCGATGCTTTTCACTTTATATTATATTTTCATCATCTTATTATTCAGAAAGAAGCTCGATATCAATAAAATTTTGGAAAATGCACTCTTTTACCTGTTTCTATCTTTAATTATTATTGATACTTTAGTTTCTGGTTCTGGAATTGTTTCTAATTATTTATCAAAAAAAGTTAGCCTCAGCTTTTATGGATTATACCTGCTATATTGGATTCCATTCCTTTATATAATGCTGAATATCTTATCAAAATCCGACTTTTTTAAAGTTAAATTTTCCTTCTGGTTTATTGCAGCAGCTTTTATTACAGCCATAAGTGGTGAGCTATATCATTTTTACTTATTAATCAATGCCAGCCAGATTTCAGAGGTTTCTAAGCTTGGGAAACACTTCAGCCTGCTTTATTTACCTATAATTTGGGCAGTTCTAGCAAGTTTTTTTATATATAAAGGATTAAAAAACGATATTTCAGAATACAGCAAAATAGGTTTTGCATTAATTTTTATTATGATTTTAAAATTATACACTTATGATGTATGGGAAATGGACAATGTATCCAGAATAATAGCTTTTATTATATTGGGAATCATCTTATTATTAAGCTCATTTTTGTTTCAAAGATTAAAAAAAATCGTAAAAAAAATGGTTGAAAGGAAAGATGAAAATCAGGAAATACAGAATTCAGAATCCTAA
- a CDS encoding replication-associated recombination protein A produces the protein MNQNIPLAEKLRPKTLDEVLGQEHLTGEKGTIRKMLENNSLNSLIFWGPPGTGKTTLAEIISEQSGRKFYKLSAVSSGVKDVRDVIEDAKKQNLFSGKSPILFIDEIHRFNKSQQDSLLHAVEKGWIVLIGATTENPSFEVVSALLSRSQVYVLKALSYDKLEELIDTASESFNKDEKTDFKIAEKEAFIQYSGGDARKLINSVELVLNQYKNSAKLEIKNEDVLEVLQETMALYDKNGEQHYDIISAFIKSMRGSDPNGAVYWLARMIAGGEDIKFIARRMLILAAEDIGLANPNALVIANNCFQAVNVIGNPEARIILSETAVYLAVSPKSNSTYMAINDALALVKRTGNLPVPLHLRNAPTKLMKDLDYGKEYKYAHSYEGNFVDQSFLPEEIENVKLYEPGNNSTEKKIYEELKKKWNNKY, from the coding sequence TTGAACCAAAATATTCCATTAGCTGAAAAATTAAGACCGAAAACTTTAGACGAAGTTCTCGGGCAGGAACATCTGACCGGAGAAAAGGGGACAATCAGAAAAATGCTGGAGAATAATTCTTTGAATTCTCTTATTTTCTGGGGACCGCCGGGAACGGGTAAAACTACATTAGCGGAAATTATTTCTGAACAGTCAGGCAGGAAATTTTATAAGCTTTCTGCGGTTTCTTCGGGCGTGAAAGATGTTCGTGATGTGATAGAAGATGCCAAAAAACAGAACCTTTTTTCGGGAAAATCGCCGATTCTTTTTATTGATGAAATTCACCGTTTTAATAAATCTCAACAGGATTCTTTGCTTCATGCAGTAGAAAAAGGCTGGATTGTTTTAATAGGTGCAACAACTGAAAACCCTAGTTTTGAAGTGGTTTCAGCTTTACTTTCCAGAAGTCAGGTGTATGTTTTAAAGGCTTTAAGCTACGATAAGCTGGAAGAACTAATTGATACTGCTTCGGAAAGTTTTAATAAAGATGAAAAAACTGATTTTAAAATAGCTGAAAAGGAAGCATTTATACAGTATTCCGGTGGTGATGCAAGGAAACTGATTAATTCTGTCGAATTGGTTTTAAATCAATACAAGAATTCAGCAAAATTAGAAATAAAGAATGAAGATGTCCTGGAAGTTTTGCAGGAGACAATGGCGCTTTATGATAAAAATGGTGAACAGCATTACGATATAATTTCGGCTTTTATAAAGTCAATGCGTGGAAGTGACCCTAATGGAGCGGTTTATTGGCTTGCCAGAATGATTGCAGGTGGCGAAGATATTAAATTTATTGCGAGAAGAATGCTGATTCTGGCGGCTGAAGATATAGGTTTGGCAAATCCGAATGCTTTGGTTATCGCGAACAATTGTTTTCAGGCAGTAAATGTTATCGGAAATCCGGAAGCAAGAATTATTTTGAGTGAAACTGCTGTTTACCTTGCTGTTTCTCCAAAAAGTAATTCCACGTATATGGCAATAAATGATGCTTTGGCTTTGGTAAAACGGACGGGAAATCTGCCGGTTCCGTTACATTTACGAAATGCGCCGACAAAGCTGATGAAAGATCTTGATTATGGTAAAGAGTATAAATATGCTCACTCATATGAGGGGAATTTTGTCGATCAGAGTTTTCTTCCGGAAGAGATTGAAAATGTAAAGCTTTATGAGCCGGGAAACAATTCTACAGAGAAGAAAATCTACGAAGAACTGAAGAAAAAATGGAATAATAAATATTAA
- the yidD gene encoding membrane protein insertion efficiency factor YidD: MVILIRFYQWFISPLLPKNCRYEPTCSHYMVKSLQVHGIFKGFWLGVKRISKCHPWGGSGYDPVPPKK; the protein is encoded by the coding sequence TTGGTAATACTCATCAGATTTTACCAATGGTTTATTTCGCCTTTACTTCCAAAAAACTGTCGATATGAACCTACCTGCTCGCACTATATGGTAAAATCGCTGCAGGTTCATGGTATTTTTAAAGGATTTTGGCTGGGCGTAAAAAGAATTTCAAAATGTCATCCTTGGGGAGGAAGCGGCTATGATCCCGTTCCGCCAAAAAAGTAA
- the lgt gene encoding prolipoprotein diacylglyceryl transferase, which translates to METPFKIWDPSKGIELGPVTLHFYSLMFIFAFGFGYVLMNRIFKIDNVNQKYLEPLFTWTLVGTILGARMGHVIFYQPELFKEDFWSVFLPISTKNGLKFTGFSGLASHGATIALIFTTLYYSFKIIKKNPFWVYDRLGIVVSLGGAFVRLGNFFNSEIIGKPVDPSSPFALLFPQQSSEYGVTVPRYPAQLFEAFGYICLFVLLWILYKKTNKKYQQGWLFGLFFIILWAIRFFVEFLKEPQGDEFIHFGGLNTGQILSIPFMIAGVVIMIISKKFKITQAENEKPE; encoded by the coding sequence CTGGAAACCCCTTTTAAAATCTGGGATCCTTCAAAAGGAATTGAGTTAGGTCCAGTTACACTTCACTTTTATAGTTTAATGTTCATTTTTGCGTTCGGTTTCGGATATGTCTTAATGAACAGAATTTTCAAAATTGATAATGTTAATCAAAAATATTTAGAGCCCCTTTTCACCTGGACGCTAGTCGGGACGATTCTCGGAGCAAGAATGGGACACGTCATTTTCTACCAGCCAGAGCTTTTCAAAGAAGATTTCTGGAGTGTATTTTTACCGATCAGTACGAAAAACGGTCTGAAATTCACAGGGTTTTCAGGTTTGGCAAGTCACGGAGCAACAATAGCTTTGATTTTCACGACACTGTATTATTCATTTAAAATCATCAAGAAAAATCCGTTCTGGGTTTATGACAGATTAGGAATTGTAGTTTCTCTGGGCGGTGCTTTTGTAAGATTGGGCAACTTCTTCAATTCTGAGATCATCGGTAAACCGGTTGATCCGAGTTCGCCTTTCGCTTTACTTTTCCCACAGCAAAGCAGTGAATACGGTGTGACAGTTCCCCGTTATCCGGCGCAGTTATTTGAAGCTTTCGGATACATTTGCCTATTCGTTTTATTATGGATTTTATACAAGAAAACCAACAAGAAATATCAGCAGGGATGGTTATTCGGATTATTCTTTATTATCCTTTGGGCGATCCGATTTTTTGTAGAATTCTTAAAAGAACCGCAAGGAGATGAGTTTATTCATTTCGGAGGGTTAAATACTGGGCAGATCTTATCAATTCCTTTTATGATAGCAGGAGTTGTAATTATGATTATTTCCAAGAAGTTTAAAATCACTCAGGCTGAGAACGAAAAACCTGAGTAA
- a CDS encoding NAD(P)H-hydrate dehydratase produces the protein MKIFTAEQIRNCDQYTIKNEPILSIQLMERAAQSCVDWIFENCKNHRNFAVFCGNGNNGGDGFAIARMLYLKGFDVDVFTNPKAKFSPDANSNFKDLKDISGITVKEFKDAKDYRFDNRTVIIDALFGTGLSRDLEGEYKGLIEFLNLKNNIKISIDLPSGLFADYVSSADSTIFKADYTLSFQFWKKAFLHPESGKYAGKVQILDINLNEDYISETETSDFVITDEIVGKKFRIRDEFSHKGTYGKVTIAGGSYGKIGAVVLATKSAMKSGSGLTFTLAPKCGYEVLQTSNPEAMFIEGGIDFIDNFEIDEHAVCGIGPGLGTNEKTVKSFLKFLKDYSKPLILDADALNIISQDKNNLKLIPKKSIITPHPKEFERLFGATENSFDRLEFAISKAKELTIYIVLKDHHTQVITPEGKVFYNITGNSGLAKGGSGDILTGILTSFLAQNYSEEESAVLAVWFHGKAAESASEKYSKESMLPTDVINEFGNVFAELNGNVERIL, from the coding sequence ATGAAAATTTTCACAGCAGAACAGATTCGCAATTGTGATCAGTATACGATAAAAAACGAACCGATCCTGTCTATTCAATTAATGGAAAGAGCTGCACAATCGTGTGTTGACTGGATTTTTGAAAATTGTAAAAATCATAGAAATTTTGCGGTTTTTTGTGGTAACGGAAATAATGGAGGCGATGGTTTTGCTATTGCCAGAATGCTATATTTAAAAGGTTTTGATGTAGATGTTTTTACCAATCCAAAAGCAAAATTTTCACCGGACGCCAATAGTAATTTTAAAGATTTAAAAGACATTTCGGGAATAACTGTCAAAGAATTTAAAGATGCAAAAGACTATCGTTTTGACAATAGGACGGTGATTATTGATGCGCTTTTCGGAACGGGATTGTCGAGAGACTTAGAAGGAGAATATAAAGGATTAATTGAATTTTTAAACCTGAAAAACAATATTAAAATCTCAATAGATCTGCCTTCAGGGCTTTTTGCAGATTATGTTTCTTCAGCAGATTCAACAATTTTTAAAGCCGATTATACGTTAAGCTTTCAATTCTGGAAAAAGGCTTTTCTTCATCCTGAATCAGGAAAATATGCCGGGAAAGTTCAGATTTTAGATATTAATTTAAATGAAGACTATATCTCGGAGACTGAAACGAGTGATTTTGTTATAACTGATGAAATTGTTGGGAAAAAGTTCAGAATCAGAGATGAATTTTCACACAAAGGAACCTATGGAAAAGTGACAATTGCCGGAGGAAGTTACGGTAAAATTGGAGCTGTGGTTCTTGCTACGAAATCAGCCATGAAATCAGGGTCCGGGCTTACTTTTACACTTGCTCCGAAATGCGGTTATGAAGTTTTGCAGACTTCTAATCCTGAAGCTATGTTTATAGAAGGAGGAATTGATTTTATTGATAATTTTGAGATCGATGAACATGCAGTTTGCGGAATTGGTCCCGGTTTAGGAACAAATGAAAAGACAGTAAAAAGTTTCCTGAAGTTTTTAAAAGATTATTCAAAACCGCTAATATTAGATGCAGATGCTCTTAATATAATTTCTCAGGATAAAAATAATTTAAAATTAATTCCCAAAAAATCAATCATTACACCACATCCGAAAGAATTTGAAAGATTATTCGGAGCAACAGAAAATTCTTTTGACAGATTGGAATTTGCAATAAGTAAGGCAAAAGAACTTACTATTTATATTGTTTTGAAAGATCATCACACGCAGGTTATAACTCCCGAAGGAAAGGTTTTTTACAATATTACGGGTAACTCCGGATTGGCAAAAGGCGGAAGTGGAGATATTTTAACAGGAATTTTAACTTCATTTCTGGCGCAAAATTATTCTGAAGAAGAAAGTGCTGTTTTAGCAGTTTGGTTTCATGGAAAAGCTGCAGAATCTGCATCAGAGAAATATTCTAAAGAATCAATGCTTCCGACAGATGTCATTAATGAATTTGGAAATGTCTTTGCAGAATTAAATGGAAATGTCGAAAGAATATTATAA
- the mscL gene encoding large conductance mechanosensitive channel protein MscL yields MGFVKEFKDFAFKGNVIDLAVGVIIGAAFSAIVKSFVDDIITPLLLNPALEKANVKNIAELSWNGVKYGNFLSSVISFLIVAFVLFLLIKGINSFNKKPEEVAAPVVPTEDQKLLMEIRDLLKNKNNL; encoded by the coding sequence ATGGGATTCGTTAAAGAATTTAAAGATTTCGCCTTCAAAGGTAACGTAATTGATCTTGCAGTCGGTGTCATTATTGGTGCTGCATTCAGTGCCATTGTAAAATCATTTGTGGATGATATTATCACTCCCCTGCTTTTAAATCCGGCTTTGGAAAAAGCAAATGTAAAAAACATTGCAGAACTTTCCTGGAATGGTGTAAAATACGGTAATTTTTTATCATCAGTAATCAGCTTTCTTATTGTAGCTTTTGTTTTATTCTTATTAATTAAAGGGATAAACAGCTTCAATAAAAAACCGGAAGAAGTTGCAGCTCCTGTAGTACCAACGGAAGATCAAAAATTGTTAATGGAGATCAGAGATTTGCTGAAAAATAAAAACAATTTATAA
- a CDS encoding D-2-hydroxyacid dehydrogenase: protein MKVLANDGLDQSGIDALTEKGFEVITTKVPQDLLIDYINEHKIRTILVRSATQVRKDIIDSCPSLGIIGRGGVGMDNIDVDYAREKGIHVINTPSASSESVAELVFAHLFSGARFLQDSNRKMPLVGDTEFAGLKKAYAAGIELKGKTIGIIGMGRIGQEVAKIALGLGMRVIAADNNIGKAAIKVTFYNKQFINVHIETEPLQDVLQHSDFITLHVPAQKDGYMIGKNEFAMMKDGVAIVNCSRGGVIDETALIEALDSGKVKFAGLDVFINEPTPSKAILNHSKISLTPHTGASTLEAQDRIGLSLAEQISSILQIQ from the coding sequence ATGAAAGTTTTAGCAAACGATGGCTTGGATCAGTCTGGTATTGATGCATTGACTGAGAAAGGTTTTGAAGTGATTACTACAAAAGTTCCGCAGGATCTTTTGATAGATTATATTAATGAGCACAAAATCCGTACAATTTTGGTGCGTAGTGCAACGCAGGTGAGAAAAGATATTATTGATAGCTGTCCATCTTTGGGAATTATCGGAAGAGGCGGTGTAGGAATGGACAATATCGATGTAGATTATGCAAGAGAAAAAGGAATTCATGTAATCAATACACCATCTGCTTCTTCAGAATCAGTTGCTGAATTGGTTTTTGCACATTTGTTTTCAGGAGCAAGATTTTTGCAGGATTCAAACAGAAAAATGCCTTTAGTTGGTGACACAGAGTTTGCAGGTTTGAAAAAAGCTTATGCTGCAGGCATCGAGCTGAAAGGGAAAACAATAGGTATTATTGGAATGGGAAGAATCGGGCAGGAAGTGGCAAAAATCGCTTTAGGTCTTGGTATGAGAGTGATTGCAGCTGATAATAATATTGGGAAAGCAGCTATTAAAGTTACTTTTTACAACAAGCAGTTCATTAATGTACATATAGAAACAGAACCGCTTCAGGATGTTTTGCAGCATTCTGATTTCATTACACTGCATGTTCCGGCTCAGAAAGACGGTTATATGATCGGCAAAAATGAATTTGCAATGATGAAAGATGGTGTAGCAATTGTCAACTGCTCAAGAGGTGGAGTAATTGATGAAACTGCTTTGATTGAAGCTTTAGATTCAGGAAAAGTAAAGTTTGCAGGTCTTGATGTTTTCATCAACGAACCAACACCTTCAAAGGCAATTCTGAATCATTCAAAGATCTCTTTAACTCCTCATACAGGAGCTTCTACTTTGGAAGCTCAGGACAGAATCGGGCTTTCTTTAGCTGAACAGATTTCCAGCATTTTGCAGATTCAATAA
- a CDS encoding LNS2 domain-containing protein, with product MELEYIEHISPILKDGVKNYLIDIDGTITEDVPNEEPERMVTCEPFPDALETINKWYDEGHQICFFTSRTENLKQITIDWLDKHGFKYHSVLCGKPRGGNYHWIDNHLVRATRYKGRFTDLVEKQVTIEVFREEE from the coding sequence ATGGAATTAGAGTATATAGAGCACATTAGTCCGATTCTGAAGGACGGAGTAAAAAATTATTTAATTGATATCGACGGAACGATTACAGAAGACGTTCCTAATGAAGAACCCGAAAGAATGGTAACTTGTGAGCCTTTTCCGGATGCTTTGGAGACAATTAATAAATGGTATGACGAAGGACACCAAATCTGTTTTTTTACTTCAAGAACAGAAAATCTTAAGCAGATTACAATTGATTGGTTAGACAAACATGGATTTAAATATCACAGTGTTTTGTGTGGAAAACCAAGAGGCGGAAATTATCATTGGATTGATAATCATCTGGTAAGAGCAACGAGATATAAGGGGAGATTTACAGATCTTGTTGAAAAACAGGTAACTATTGAAGTTTTCAGAGAGGAGGAATAA